DNA from Acidimicrobiia bacterium:
CGGGAGCAGGTGGCGGACCTCCTGGGCGCGGAGCATCCCCTCGACGTCGTCTTCACCGGTGGCGGCACCGAGTCGGTCAACCTCGGCGTCTGGGGGCCGCTGCTCGCCGCCGGCCCCGGCCATCGACTGGTCACCAGCGCCATCGAGCACGAGGCCGTACTCGCCGGAATCGGTCCCATGCGTCGCCTCGGCTTCGAAGCGACGGTGGTCGGCGTCGACTGGCCCGGCGTCGTGGAGCCCTCGGAGGTGGCGACGGGGGTGGACTCTCGGACCGTGGTCGTGTCGGTGATGGCCGCGAACAACGAGACCGGGGTGGTGCAGCCGGTGGCGAAGATCGCCGAAGCCGTGCGGTCGGTCCGCGAGAACGTGCTCCTTCACACCGATGCGGTTCAGGCGGTGGTCGGCGTTCAGGCGGATCTGGCGTCGCTCGGGGTGGACATGCTCTCGCTCTCCGGCCACAAGATCGGCGGACCCAAGGGGGTGGGGGTGCTGATCGCGCCCCGCCGGGTGACATTGGGACCCATCATCCACGGCGGCGGTCAGGAATTGGGCCGACGATCGGGGACCCACCACGTGGCCGGCATCGTTGGTCTGGCCGCCGCCCTCGCCGCTGCCGTCGCCGATGCCGCGGAGTTTCGTCGTCGGATCGGGGCGGAGCGGGATCGATTCGAGCATGCCCTGTCCGGGCGGGTGCCCGACGCCGAGGTGACCGGCGTCGGCGCCGAGCGCCTCATCCAGCACAGTCATGTGCGCTTTCCCGGGGTTCCAGCAGAGACCCTGCTCATCCGCCTCGATGCCTCCGGAGTGGCTGCTTCGTCCGGCTCGGCGTGTCAGAGCGGAGCGACCAAGCCGTCGCACGTGCTGACGGCCCTGGGTATGTCGGAGCCGGCGGCGCGCCAGTGCGTCCGGTTCACGTTCGGCCACACGACCGCCGACGGGGACGGTGGGCGCGCCGCTGCGGTCGTCGCCGAAGCGGTCGAGGCGCTGCGATGAAGGTCCTGGTGGCGATGTCGGGTGGGGTCGACTCCAGCGTCGCCGCCGCCCTGATGATCAAAGCCGGCCACGACGTCGTCGGTGTCACCCTCAAGCAGTGGGAGGAGGCGGACGGGAGCCTCCCGACCTCCGGGTGCTGCACCGTCGGCGACGCCGAGGACGCCCGGCGGGTTGCCTCGCTGCTGGACATCCCGTACTACGTCCTCGACTACGTCGACGTGTTCCGCGAGCGGGTGGTCGACGAGTTCGGGCGCGCCTACCTGGAGGGAAGGACTCCGAACCCGTGCATCGAGTGCAATCGTCGGGTGCGGTTCGGTGCCCTGCTCGATCGCGTCGAACAGCTCGGATGCGACCTCCTCGCCACCGGCCATCACGCTCGCGTCGTCGAACGCGACGGTCGATTCGCCCTGATGCGTGGTCGCGATGGTGCCAAGGACCAGTCGTACGTGCTTCACATGCTCGGACAGGCGGAGCTGGCATCGATCCGCCTCCCCATCGGCGAGCTCACCAAGGCCGAGGTCCGAGCGCATGCCGATCGCCTGGGTCTGCGCACGGCGGCCAAGCCGGACAGCCAGGACCTGTGCTTCGTCGGCGGTGACTACCGCGACTTCCTCCGGACACACTTTCCGGGTGCCGCTCGCCCCGGCGCCATCGTCGACCTCGACGGAACCGTCGTTGGTGAGCACCGCGGTATCGCCGACTTCACCATCGGCCAGCGTCGCGGGCTCGGCGTCGCTGCCGGCGAGCCGCGCTACGTGGTGGCGACCGATCCTTCGACCTCGACGGTGACCATCGGCCCCCGCCGCTCCCTGGAGGCGGTCGAGGCGAGGGTGAGCGGCGTCACCTTCGTGGCCGGCCGCGAACCCGGCGACGGCACGACTGCTGGTGTCAAGGTGCGGTACCGATCGCCGGCTGCCCCGGCAACACTGCGGCGCGACGGTGACGGTTGGGTGGTCCGCTTCGACCAGCCGCAGCTGGCCATCGCTCCCGGGCAGGCCGCGGTGTTCTACGACGGCGACGAGGTCCTCGGCGGCGGGACCATCGAGGAAGCGGCATGAGCGGACCGGCTGAGAGGATCGCCGAGCTGCGACGGGAGATCAGCCGACATGCCGAGTCCTATCACACCCGTGATGAGCCCGAGATCTCGGATGCCGACTACGACGCCCTGGTAGCCGAGCTCATGGCGCTCGAGGAGCAATACCCGGACCTGGCGGTCGCCGACTCACCCTCCCTGGCCATCGGCGCGGCGCCGTCGGCGCTCTTCGCCCCGGTCGAGCATCGGGTACGCATGTTCTCGCTGGACAACGCCGACGCCATCGAGAAGGTAGAGGCCTGGGAGAGCCGCCTGGTGCGCCAGCTGGGCCGTCCAGCCTCGGGGTACGCCTGTGAGCTCAAGGTGGACGGGCTGGCGGTCAACCTCACCTACGAGGACGGCGAGTTCGTGCGTGGCGCGACCCGCGGTGACGGTGTGGTGGGCGAGGAGATCACTGCCAACCTCGAGACCGTAGGGGCCGTGCCCCGCCGACTCACCGGCTCTGACGTCCCCTCGGTCCTCGAGGTCCGGGGCGAGGTGTATATGCCCCAGGAGGCCTTCGACGCTCTCAACCGCGCTCAGGCCGATGCCGGCGATCGCCTCTACGTGAACCCGCGCAATGCCGCCGCCGGTTCGCTCCGGCAGAAGGACCCTGCGGTCACCGCCTCGCGCCAGCTGTCGATGTGGGTGTATCAGCTGGCACTGGTCGACGGTGTCGCCGCCGCCGAGACCCACTCGGCCAGCCTCGCCTGGTTGGCCGAGCACGGATTCCCCGTCAATCCAGAGTCGCGGGCGGTCGGGTCGCTCGACGAGGTTCGCCAATACCTGCAAGCAGCGGAGGCGGGTCGTCATGACCTCGGTTACCAGACCGACGGCGTCGTCGTGAAGGTGGATGCTCTGGCCGAGCAGGCCGAGCTGGGGTTCACCGCGAGGAGTCCACGCTGGGCGATCGCCTACAAGTTCCCACCGGAAGAGCGCACCACGCGGCTGCTGCGCATCGAGGTCAACGTCGGGCGGACCGGGGCGGTCACTCCCTATGCGGTGATGGAGCCCGTGTTCGTCGGGGGAGCCACCGTCACCAACGCCACCCTGCACAACCAGGACGAGGTGGCCCGCAAGGACCTGCGGGTCGGGGATCTGGTAGTGGTTCGGCGCGCCGGAGACGTCATCCCCGAGGTGGTGGCTCCGGTGGTCTCGGTGCGGACCGGCAGGGAGAAGAAGTGGTCGATGCCGAGCATCTGTCCGTTCTGTCGGAATCCGATCGTCCGAGAGGACGGCCAGGCGGTCGCCCGGTGCACCGGCGGCTTCTCCTGTCCGAGCCGACTCCGCGAGCATCTCGCCCATTTCGCCGGTCGCAGTGGGATGGACATCGAGGGTCTCGGCTTCATGACCATCGACCTCCTGTTGACCGAGGACCTGGTGTCCGATGCTGCCGATCTGTTCGTCCTCGAACCCGACGCCCTCCTCGGCCGGGAGGGTTGGGGGGAGACTTCGGTGGGCAACCTGATGCGGTCCATCGACGCCGCCCGGGACCGCCCGCTGGGGCGGGTGTTGACCGCGCTCGGGATCCCGCTGGTCGGTGGAACCGTGGCCCGGGTCCTTGCCCGTCGCTTCCGTTCGATCAAGCGGTTGATGAGCGCCGGACCCGAGGAACTCGCCGATATGGAGGGGATCGGCCCGGAGATCGTCCGATCGCTGACCGAGTGGTTCGCCGACGACGCCAACCGGCAGCTGGTGGAGAAGCTGACGGCAGCCGGGGTGAGGCTGGAGGACCCGGAGCCCGAAGGAGTGGACACCGGGTTGCTGGCCGGCGTCACGGCGGTCCTGACCGGCACGTTGCCCGGTATCAGTCGGGACGAGGCGAAGGCGGCGATCGAGGATCGTGGCGGCAAGGTGACCGGGTCGGTGTCGTCGCGGACCACGGTGGTCGTGGCCGGGGAGTCGCCCGGCTCGAAGCTGGCGAAGGCCGAAGAACTCGGTGTGCCGGTGATCGACGAGGCCGGGCTGAGGCGGCTACTGGACGAGGGACCTTCCACGCTCAACGCATAACGCTCAACGCAGGAACGCTCTGGCGTTGAGCGTGGAACTCACCGCATCACCCCCAATCTCGGCTCTACGCGTGTACCGTTGCCGGAGGTTTTCTGCAGGAGAGCGATGCTCGAAGCAACAGTTGGGGCGACGCCGATCGGGCGCGCATGGCTCTGACCGACGGGTGGCGCGGACCCCGCGCCGTGACGACCGGATGGTCGGTGGTGTGGACCCGCGGGGACGGGTGCGCCGAACTGGCGGAACTCCTCGCCGCCGGTGAGCCGAAGGCCGCCGACTCGGATCTCCGGGACGCGTGCATCCGTGCCCGAGCCGACCTGCTGGTGGCGAAGAGGCTGACGTCGTTCGACCTGGTCGGCACCGCGGTACCCGTCGACTTCGACCCGACGCGGGCCACCGAGGTGGTCGCCGCGGTGGGCGGTGGCCCCCACTCGGCGTTCGCGGCGCGGATCGCCGAACGGCTCGCCGCCGTCCTCGACGTGCCCGGGTCCCTGGTCTACGGGTCGGCCACCGACGACCGTGACGGCGCCGCCGAGCGGACCCTCGCCGGCCTCGGCCTGGTCGTCCCCCACCTCCCCGGCCGGGTCGAGCGCGTCGAGTCGGCCCGGGCGCTGGTGGCATCGCTGCCGCCGACCGCGCTGGTCGTCGTGGGTGCCGCTGGTGGGTCGTGGCTGCAACGCCAGTTCTTCGGGCCGGGGAAGCAACTGGTGGTGGGAGCGCCCGGCGGGGCTGTGGTGGCCCGCAGTGCACCGGATCGGTGCTTCCAGCGGATGTCGGAGCCGGAGGCGGTAGGGGTTCACATGCTGGTGCGCGACGTCCTCGGGGTGATGACCGCTGCCTCTGTGCCGGTCGTCGACGATGGGGTGCTGATCGGCGTGGTTCGCAAGCGCGCCCTCATCGGCGCCGATCCGGCGTCACCGGTAGGCCCTCTCGTGGAGGATCCGGTGTTCGTGGCGGTCGACGATCCGGTGGATGCAGTCGCGGAGATGATCGAACATCTCGATCATGGCCCGGTCCCGGTCGTGGACCACGACGGAAGACTCGTCGGTCTGATCTGAGGTGGCGCAGCCCGTAGGTGATCCGGTCCCTTCGGTGACAGCCACCGGCTCGCCCACCGAGGTGCTGGTGGGGCCGACGACGACGCTGCGTAGACCCACCCCGGGTATCGACGCGCTCACTCTCCATCCGCTGACGCACGGCTCACCGGAGGCCGAGGCCACCTGGACCTACCTGGGCTATGGCCCCTGGCCCACGGTGGAGGCGATGACCGCCTGGATGGACCGATGCCGGACGTCGACCAACCCGTGGTGGTACACGATCACCGGCGAGACCACCGAACCGCTGGGGATGGCGGCCTTCCTCAACCGCAGTGAGCCCGACCGTCGGGTCGAGGTGGGCCACATCTGGTACGCGCCGACGGCGCAGCGGACCCACGCCAACACGGAGGCGATCCTGCTCATGGGCACCCACGCCTTCGCCACGCTCGGATGTCGGAGACTCGAGTGGAAGTGTGACGCGCTCAACGAGCCGTCACGCGTGGCGGCCGAACGCCTGGGGTTCACTTTCGAAGGAGTCTTCCGGAATCACATGATCGTGAAGGGCCGAAACCGTGACACGGCCTGGTACTCGATCACGGATGCCGAGTGGCCACGGGTGGAGCAGGCAATGCGCCTGTGGCTCTACGAGGAGCCTCGGGACCGTCGCGGCCGTCAGACGCGGTCGCTGGCCGAGGTTCGCGCCTCGCTCAGCTGACCCGGAATTCCCACGAGAACCCGCCCGGGTCCGGCGGTCCTCCTGCGACCCGATCCCAGGTGATCTCGATCGTGTGCTCGCCGGGCTCCCACCCCTCGATGACCCGCCCCGGGGCCGGCCGCCATCGGAATTGGCCGATCTCCGGAGTGACGCTGATCTCGCTCTCGGGAATCCCCACGCCGTCGACGGTGAGGGTGATCTCGTATCCGACCGGCAGGTTGATCTCGAGTCCCACCTGGCTCAACACCATGTCGTTCGGATGCGGATACACCGATCGCAGGGCACCGGGCAGTTCTAACGGGTCGCCGTCGGTGTCGAGGACGGCGAGCGTCACCACCAGCGCGGCCAGCGCCAGGCCGAGCCCGATCATGAGGCGACGAAAAGCAGCCGGAGACACAGGGGGAAGGTAGTTGGTTTGTGGGCGACGCTTAACGCTCAACGCTCAACGCTCAACGCCAGAAGGATCGAGCCGGTCTTGCGTTGAGCGTTAAGCGTTGAACGTCTGCGGCACGCTCCACGCCCAACGCGAAAGTGCGGTGCGGGTCTTGCGTTGAGCGTTAGGCGTTTGCTGGACGCGCACCACCGCGACCGCTGCACTCCCCACGCCGCGCGCCCGGTAACGTCTCCCCATGCACACCAACCCGGTGCTGGTCGCGCTCGGTGCTTATCCGATCGCCGAGTTGCAGTCGCTCGCCCGGAAGATGCGGGAGGCAGGCGAGCCCCTCATCGACTTCTCGATAGGGGATCCCACCGAGCCGACCCCCGAGTTCATCAGGGAGACGGCGCGAGCCGCCATTCCCGAGGTGTCCCAGTACCCGACCGTGCGCGGTCTCGCCTCGTTGCGAACGGCGATCGCCGACTACGTCGGGCGTCGCTTTGGTGTCGAGATCGATCCGAACACCCAGGTGATCCCGACGTCGGGCTCGAAGGAGGCGATCTTTACGACGCCCCTCGCCTTCATCGACCGCGATGCCGGTGATGCCGGTGGGTATGCGACGCCGGGCTATCCGATCCACGACCGCGGCCTCCGGTTCGCCGGAGCCGTTCCCATCGGCATCGAGCTGTCCGGCGATTTCGTCCTGCGGCCCGGAGACGTGCCCACATGGGATCGGATGCGGCTCCTGTGGACGTGCTCACCGCACAACCCCACGGGCGCCGTCGCCGGTCTCGATGACCTGCGGGCGCTCTACGAGGCGTGCCGCCAGCGCGGCGTGCTGGTGCTGTCCGACGAGCCGTACACCGACATATACGGGGACGACGTACCCCATTCGATGCTTGAGGTGACCGGTCCGGGCACTCCAGGGGTGCTCTCCTTCTTTTCGTGTAGCAAGCGGTCGGGGATGACCGGGTATCGGAGTGGGGCCATCGTCGGCGACGCCGAAGCGATCGCCGCTGTCGCCGTCATGCGGTCGTCGGTCGGTGTCGGGTCGGCGGAGTTCATCCAGGCGGCGGCGACCGCGGCGTGGTCCGACGACGGGCACGTCGCCGAACGCCGGGCGATCTTCGATGCAAAGCGGCGAGCGCTCCGGGAGCCGCTCGAAGCCGCGGGTATCGAGGTCGTCGGGTCGGAGGCCGGTATCTATCTGTGGGTTCGGGTCGAGGACGACGAGGTGGCCGCCAAGCAGCTGCTCGAAGCGGGCATCCTGGTGTCGCCCGGTCGGGCGTTTGGCCCAGGTGGGGAGGGCTACCTCCGGTTCGCCCTGGTGCCGGGGGCCGACGAGTGCGCCAAGGCTGCGAAGGTGGTGGTGTCGTGTCTGATGCCCGCGCGCTGATCGACGCCGCCTTCGACGACCTCGATCGGCTCGGTGAAGCGACCGAGGCGGTTCGCTCGACCATCGCCGCCCTCGACCGTGGCGAGGTGCGCGTCGCCGAGAAGGGCCCCGACGGGTGGGCGGTCAACGAGTGGGTGAAACGGGCGATCCTCCTTTACTTCAGAGTCGCCGGGCTCGAGACCTGGCAGGTGGGGCCGTTCGAGTTCCACGACAAGGTCCCGCTCAAGAGCGGCCTCGCTGCGGCCGGAGTACGGGTGGTACCGCCCGGGACGGTCCGGTACGGCGCCTTCTGCGAGCCGGGCGTCGTCGTCATGCCCGGCTACGTCAACATCGGTGCTCGTGTCGGGTCGGGCACGCTGGTCGACACCTGGGCGACGGTCGGATCGTGCGCCCAGATCGGCAAGGACGTCCACCTGTCCGGTGGCGTCGGCATCGGCGGGGTGCTCGAGCCGCCGTCGGCGCGGCCCGTGATCGTGGAGGACGGCGCCTTCATCGGCAGCAGGTCGATCCTGGTCGAAGGCGTGCTCATCGAGGAGGGAGCGGTACTCGGGGCCAACACCACGATCACCGCGTCCACGCCCATCATCGACGTCACCGGGTCCGAGCCCGTGGAGTACCGGGGCAGGGTCCCGGCGAGGTCGGTGGTCATCCCGGGAACCCGCCCCAAGGCATTCCCGGCCGGGACCTACGAATTGCCGTGTGCTCTGATCATCGGCCAGCGGTCCAAGTCGACCGACCTGAAGACCAGCCTCAACGACGCACTGAGGGTGTTCGAGGTACCGGTGTGAGCCTCGCCGACGACCTCGTCCGGCTCATCGACATCTCGTCGCCCACCGGACACGAGGACGCTCTTCGCGACGCCATCGCCAACCGACTCGGAGCGGGGGACCTGCCGGTGCGACCGATCGGGCGTTCGGTGGTGGTCGGGGCGGCGAGCGGCAAGCCTGTTGTCTCGCTCTACGGGCACCTCGACACGGTCCCCGCCCAGGGCAATCTGCCGGCCCGGATCGAAGGGGACCGGGTGTTCGGCCTGGGCGCCTCTGACATGAAGGCGGGCCTGGTGGTGATGGTGGCCCTGCTCGAGGACCCCGAGGTGCAGAGCGGACCGTTCGACGTGATCGGTGTCTTCTACGACGGCGAAGAAGGCCCCGCCGACGGCAACGGGCTGGAGGCGGTCCTCGATGCGGTGGACGACCTGAGTACCTCCGAATTCGCCGTCGTCATGGAACCGACGGACGGCGAGCTGCAGCTCGGGTGCCAGGGGATGCTCAACGCACGCGTCGAGTTCCACGGCCGTGCCGCTCACAGCGCCCGCCCGTGGCTGGGGGAGAACGCCATCTCCAAGGCGGGGGCGTGGTTGGAGGCGATGCATGAGCTCCAGCACCAGCCGGTCGAGGTCGAGGGTCTGCAGTTCAACGAGACCTATGCGGTGACCATGGCCGAGGGCGGCGTCGCCAACAACGTCCTGCCCGCCCGGTTTGCAGTCAACGTCAACCACCGATTCCCGCCCGACCGCACCATGGCCGAGGCCGAGGCGCGACTGCTCGACGTGTGTGCCGGCGCCGACGAGGTGACCATCATGGACCGCGCTCCGGCCGCTGGGATCCCCGCCGGCAATCCGCATCTCGATCGGCTGCGGGGGCTGGTGGATGTGGTCGCCGCAAAGACCGCCTGGACCGATGTAGCCCGCCTCACCGAACGAGGCATACCGGCGGTCAACTACGGCCCCGGCGAGGTAGCCCTCGCTCACACCGCGGAGGAGTCGGTTGCGGTGGGCGCCCTGGATGAGGCCTTTGAGGTGATGAGACAGTTCCTCAGCTATTAGCTATTGGCTCTTAGCCATTGGCCAGAGGGTCTGGCAGTTCTTCGGTCTGGCTAATCGCTAATCGCTAATCGCCAATTGCCAATTGCTCATCAGAGTCGGGTAACGGGTAACGGGCAACAGGTAACCTCCCCCTATGCCCGTCGAGATCGACATCGCCCGTGTGGCGCGCCTGGCGCGGATCGCCCTCACCGACGAGGAACTCGAGCACTACGGCGCTCAGCTGACCGGGATCCTCGAGCATGCCTCCACCGTCCAGGGTCTGCCCACTGAGGGCGTGGAACCCACCGCCCACCCGCTGGGCATGGTCAACGGGTGGCGCGACGACGAGCCCGGAGCGACCCTGGACCGCGACGAGGTGCTCGCCGCCGCTCCCGACCACGAGGACGGGTACTTCCGTGTCCCGCCGTTTCTCGACGAATGACCGATCCCGCCGATCTCACTATCGCCGACGCCGGGGCGCGCCTGCGTGCTGGCGAGCTGACCGCCGTCGACCTGCTCGACGCCGTTCGTCGGCGGGCGTCGATGACCGAGGCGATCCTCCACGCCTATCTGACCATCGACCACGCCGGGGCCTCGGAGGCGGCCGCCGAGGCCGACGCCGCGCTGGCGAGGGGCGAGGATCGTGGCCCGCTGCACGGCATCCCGGTGGCGTTGAAGGACAACATGGTCACCAGGGGGGTGGAGACGACGGCGTCGTCGCGGATCCTCGCCGGGTGGGTGCCGCCCTACGACGCCACCGTGGTCCAGCGGCTCCGGGCCGCGGGCGCCGTGATTTACGGCAAGACCAACCTGGACGAGTTCGCCATGGGGTCCTCCACCGAGAACTCGGCTTACGGGACCAGCCGCAACCCGTGGGATCCGGACCGCGTTCCGGGAGGG
Protein-coding regions in this window:
- the mnmA gene encoding tRNA 2-thiouridine(34) synthase MnmA — translated: MKVLVAMSGGVDSSVAAALMIKAGHDVVGVTLKQWEEADGSLPTSGCCTVGDAEDARRVASLLDIPYYVLDYVDVFRERVVDEFGRAYLEGRTPNPCIECNRRVRFGALLDRVEQLGCDLLATGHHARVVERDGRFALMRGRDGAKDQSYVLHMLGQAELASIRLPIGELTKAEVRAHADRLGLRTAAKPDSQDLCFVGGDYRDFLRTHFPGAARPGAIVDLDGTVVGEHRGIADFTIGQRRGLGVAAGEPRYVVATDPSTSTVTIGPRRSLEAVEARVSGVTFVAGREPGDGTTAGVKVRYRSPAAPATLRRDGDGWVVRFDQPQLAIAPGQAAVFYDGDEVLGGGTIEEAA
- the dapE gene encoding succinyl-diaminopimelate desuccinylase — protein: MSLADDLVRLIDISSPTGHEDALRDAIANRLGAGDLPVRPIGRSVVVGAASGKPVVSLYGHLDTVPAQGNLPARIEGDRVFGLGASDMKAGLVVMVALLEDPEVQSGPFDVIGVFYDGEEGPADGNGLEAVLDAVDDLSTSEFAVVMEPTDGELQLGCQGMLNARVEFHGRAAHSARPWLGENAISKAGAWLEAMHELQHQPVEVEGLQFNETYAVTMAEGGVANNVLPARFAVNVNHRFPPDRTMAEAEARLLDVCAGADEVTIMDRAPAAGIPAGNPHLDRLRGLVDVVAAKTAWTDVARLTERGIPAVNYGPGEVALAHTAEESVAVGALDEAFEVMRQFLSY
- a CDS encoding pyridoxal phosphate-dependent aminotransferase — protein: MHTNPVLVALGAYPIAELQSLARKMREAGEPLIDFSIGDPTEPTPEFIRETARAAIPEVSQYPTVRGLASLRTAIADYVGRRFGVEIDPNTQVIPTSGSKEAIFTTPLAFIDRDAGDAGGYATPGYPIHDRGLRFAGAVPIGIELSGDFVLRPGDVPTWDRMRLLWTCSPHNPTGAVAGLDDLRALYEACRQRGVLVLSDEPYTDIYGDDVPHSMLEVTGPGTPGVLSFFSCSKRSGMTGYRSGAIVGDAEAIAAVAVMRSSVGVGSAEFIQAAATAAWSDDGHVAERRAIFDAKRRALREPLEAAGIEVVGSEAGIYLWVRVEDDEVAAKQLLEAGILVSPGRAFGPGGEGYLRFALVPGADECAKAAKVVVSCLMPAR
- the ligA gene encoding NAD-dependent DNA ligase LigA, which gives rise to MSGPAERIAELRREISRHAESYHTRDEPEISDADYDALVAELMALEEQYPDLAVADSPSLAIGAAPSALFAPVEHRVRMFSLDNADAIEKVEAWESRLVRQLGRPASGYACELKVDGLAVNLTYEDGEFVRGATRGDGVVGEEITANLETVGAVPRRLTGSDVPSVLEVRGEVYMPQEAFDALNRAQADAGDRLYVNPRNAAAGSLRQKDPAVTASRQLSMWVYQLALVDGVAAAETHSASLAWLAEHGFPVNPESRAVGSLDEVRQYLQAAEAGRHDLGYQTDGVVVKVDALAEQAELGFTARSPRWAIAYKFPPEERTTRLLRIEVNVGRTGAVTPYAVMEPVFVGGATVTNATLHNQDEVARKDLRVGDLVVVRRAGDVIPEVVAPVVSVRTGREKKWSMPSICPFCRNPIVREDGQAVARCTGGFSCPSRLREHLAHFAGRSGMDIEGLGFMTIDLLLTEDLVSDAADLFVLEPDALLGREGWGETSVGNLMRSIDAARDRPLGRVLTALGIPLVGGTVARVLARRFRSIKRLMSAGPEELADMEGIGPEIVRSLTEWFADDANRQLVEKLTAAGVRLEDPEPEGVDTGLLAGVTAVLTGTLPGISRDEAKAAIEDRGGKVTGSVSSRTTVVVAGESPGSKLAKAEELGVPVIDEAGLRRLLDEGPSTLNA
- a CDS encoding CBS domain-containing protein, translating into MALTDGWRGPRAVTTGWSVVWTRGDGCAELAELLAAGEPKAADSDLRDACIRARADLLVAKRLTSFDLVGTAVPVDFDPTRATEVVAAVGGGPHSAFAARIAERLAAVLDVPGSLVYGSATDDRDGAAERTLAGLGLVVPHLPGRVERVESARALVASLPPTALVVVGAAGGSWLQRQFFGPGKQLVVGAPGGAVVARSAPDRCFQRMSEPEAVGVHMLVRDVLGVMTAASVPVVDDGVLIGVVRKRALIGADPASPVGPLVEDPVFVAVDDPVDAVAEMIEHLDHGPVPVVDHDGRLVGLI
- a CDS encoding cysteine desulfurase family protein, yielding MLYLDHAAATPLRAEARGAMEPYLDADFGNPSGIHGVSRRAKDAVEAAREQVADLLGAEHPLDVVFTGGGTESVNLGVWGPLLAAGPGHRLVTSAIEHEAVLAGIGPMRRLGFEATVVGVDWPGVVEPSEVATGVDSRTVVVSVMAANNETGVVQPVAKIAEAVRSVRENVLLHTDAVQAVVGVQADLASLGVDMLSLSGHKIGGPKGVGVLIAPRRVTLGPIIHGGGQELGRRSGTHHVAGIVGLAAALAAAVADAAEFRRRIGAERDRFEHALSGRVPDAEVTGVGAERLIQHSHVRFPGVPAETLLIRLDASGVAASSGSACQSGATKPSHVLTALGMSEPAARQCVRFTFGHTTADGDGGRAAAVVAEAVEALR
- a CDS encoding 2,3,4,5-tetrahydropyridine-2,6-dicarboxylate N-succinyltransferase — its product is MIDAAFDDLDRLGEATEAVRSTIAALDRGEVRVAEKGPDGWAVNEWVKRAILLYFRVAGLETWQVGPFEFHDKVPLKSGLAAAGVRVVPPGTVRYGAFCEPGVVVMPGYVNIGARVGSGTLVDTWATVGSCAQIGKDVHLSGGVGIGGVLEPPSARPVIVEDGAFIGSRSILVEGVLIEEGAVLGANTTITASTPIIDVTGSEPVEYRGRVPARSVVIPGTRPKAFPAGTYELPCALIIGQRSKSTDLKTSLNDALRVFEVPV
- the gatC gene encoding Asp-tRNA(Asn)/Glu-tRNA(Gln) amidotransferase subunit GatC, which encodes MPVEIDIARVARLARIALTDEELEHYGAQLTGILEHASTVQGLPTEGVEPTAHPLGMVNGWRDDEPGATLDRDEVLAAAPDHEDGYFRVPPFLDE
- a CDS encoding GNAT family protein, which produces MTATGSPTEVLVGPTTTLRRPTPGIDALTLHPLTHGSPEAEATWTYLGYGPWPTVEAMTAWMDRCRTSTNPWWYTITGETTEPLGMAAFLNRSEPDRRVEVGHIWYAPTAQRTHANTEAILLMGTHAFATLGCRRLEWKCDALNEPSRVAAERLGFTFEGVFRNHMIVKGRNRDTAWYSITDAEWPRVEQAMRLWLYEEPRDRRGRQTRSLAEVRASLS